The genomic region TCAAAGAGAGGCTACGTGTCACCGACCTTAGTGCGTGGAAACCTGCAACACGTGGCTTGTGTCTGGGAGAAAGTACAAAAGCAATTGCTTGATGTCTCATAGAAACTAGAATCAAGATATAGATGAGagattaatatgattaaagaaattaagggttttcttttgatgggaaagaaagaaacagagtACTGATCTGGACGGTGCTAAACCTAGTTCGCCACGTTTAGGGCAGAATCTGATGCCACCGACCCATCTCGCCACGTGTCCTCGTTTCTAACACTATAAAGAACATCACAAGAAAGCTGCGTCCCATCAGTATTCGGTTGTCCTGAAACCCAAACGCTATTTAAGCAAAGTGTACAAATCAAAGCAATCACTATCTGCACTACTTCTGTTCAAATTTCTGATATTCCTTCAACtacttttcttctttgtgtgtgtgtgtgttggtcAGATCGCTCGACCTGATTAATATTTGCAAGAATGGGCCGTTTTTGGACTTTGATTACCTACCTTCACTCTATGGCCGGgtaacttcttcttcttcttctctctccctctctctctctctctctccgcGTCACTAATTGGACATGTTTGTTTGTGTTCTTGCAGGCCAGGAGTGATGCTTCTCTATCCATTGTAAGTTATTCTTCTATCCACcaatcatttgaaatttgtccatttttttaaaaaaattaaagtagtACATCATTTTGGCTCACTGGCCACGGTCCAAATATTTGATAcggggttaattacatttaacttattgagaaaaaataaatgaataaaaaagacAGCAAAATTCcttaaattttcagaaattcgATCATGGGTCtgattgttttttctttttttctgttttttaactttaaatgGTCATATTACTCTTTTATGTTCAATTACTAACATTTTCACTTAAAGATCTGTTGtatttatacatgtatatatatatatcatgtgctaaaatattaatattaaataagtttttagtattaaaaattttaaatgggTTTAACACGACATAAATCCagaccaaaattttattattatccacttaaagaaaaaaaaaatagttgacgGCAAGACGACTTatcaaaataatgatattaatattgaattattcttcttttaatagttttttgtccataattaatttgggTTTTGGTACGGCAGGTATGCATCGGTGGTGGCTATAGAAAGCACCTCAAAATTAGATGACGAACAGTGGCTGGCGTATTGGATTTTGTATTCCTTTCTCACTCTAATGGAGATGCTGCTCCAACCCCTCTTGGAATGGTACGTTTCCAcctttaataaagaaattaaaaatgtacTAAAATCGTTATTTCTTATCTGAAAAGTGATAATGTGTCGGTATTTGGCATTGATGATTTGCAGGATCCCCATATGGTACGATGTGAAGCTAGCATTCGTTGCGTGGTTGGTGCTGCCTCAGTTCAGAGGCGCTGCTTTCATTTACGAAAAATTCGTCAGAGAAAAGCTGATCAAGAAATACGGAGGACCACATTTGCAGAAATCCCCCAACTCCAAAGGCAAAAACAAGTTCGTCGATTTCATCTCCACCAAGAAGGTATTTTACATGCCCAATATTGTGTTCAGGCTtcaagataattttttaaataatcttagaattaaaaaattcgtCCTATTTAATTCTCGATTTTGCgagatttttttgaaatagtcGCCGACacgtttaattttatgttttatgatGTTTATGTGATTAAATATGtagagtattttttttttttttttacgttGTGTctattttagaaatttgatttaaaatacaataatttatttttttatatttttaaaatgtatttttttattttaaaagataaattattttgttttaaaaatataagagggTAAATTCTTTtcgtagaaaaataattgattatttataatattagggagtttaaaattgcattaacCTCGATAGAAATTTGATAACTAATTCTGACAGAcagtatattgattatatacacaactaaagaaaatagagaaaataatttctttactaattttatattaatgagAAGTCATTGATATGTGTGGTGCAGGGGGAGCAAGAAGCGTATTAGTGAAGAAGCATTGATTAGGGAACTGTGTGCTTTTTGACTGATCTAATCTGGCcggctgtttttttttttttttaatgttttcttgTAACATGATGTACGGATGATGATGTTCTATCAACAACGGCTTTTACTTTGGTGGTGATTGTATAATATAGCACACTAGttacatttttactttttctttttttctttgttcgATTCGTATTGACTGCTTTTGATTCGATCTGGACCATGTTGAACCTCTTTTCTCTAGTTGTCTTTAAACTCTTTTGCCTGGGAAAATAAGGTTTGTTTTTTAATGTCCGTTAATACTTAGCAGTATGCTCAGATGGGAGGACGATTTTGccaaattataatatgatgtgagtattaattattatgattaagaaaagattataatctaaataatgatcaatgaataattattatattttaagaacaAATATTAGTGATGAAAATCGGTCAGAATATATCTCATGATGagtaattttgaataatgaaaattgatcACGATCTCAAAAAGAATTGGTCAAGATCTCATTATATGAATAACGAAAATGGGTCACGATGTCATGATGAATATTGGTGTTTCTTTTAACAAGATCAACATTTTTAGtcgtaattaaaaaattatgataaatgttTAGATCATAGTTGTTAATATTGAGATTCAAATCTTCGGATTAATGTGTTTTAGTAGGTTGCTAGTgttgaataattaaactattttagcTGTATCTAATTGTGATGAGACACTTTTTCTGGTACACGTGCCTTGGAAAATAAGATCTTTTATTTCGCTTTAGTGTataattcatttcattttccgTGTAGTACTTGTCGGAAAATATTCTATAGATTGCATATATTTGGTGCAGTTATACAAATTAGAACGATCAGCTTTGGTGTGTAAAATGATTGCAAAAGATTGAAAACATTCAGCAACACCATCATGGTAGAAggattttcacaaaattttaaaattagtggAGAATTAGtcctgcaaaataaatattaacacTTCAATACTTAAGTCGGTAAAGTTATAACTAAAGAAATAAGTGGAAAACTTGAATCAAAGTAAGAACAATGgttgaaaatattgtgaaagTGAATAAAATTGTATGAAGTGTCAAAGTATGTTGGAAATAAcatagaaaaatgaaagaaaatgaaagtttGAATATGATAGCTTGTGTTACCAAAATCACACCATGtcttaatttataagtatCCGTAAAGTAAGCTCTAAGTGTTGGTTGCTGCAAATCTGGTCCCATTAGATAGCTGCATGTGTTGGCtttgtaataaaagaataattataggATTTGGACTTATCTAGACAAAGATATGATTGTTTGACTAAGCATTGTCCAACCTGCATGGGTATATAGGAATGCAGCTAATTGCTGACAAAAAAGTCAATTCCAGTAAGGCATGTTGGAgttatttggagattttttACTATGACGTATCCTAACGTGCCAACCACCTGTATGACATGGTCGTCCTACTGTATGATGACTAGATTTGTTGAAATAGGTTTTCTTCTTGGGTCTGCCAGACTATTAGACATATTGTGGCTTTATGAGGTAAAGGGCCTAACTCATGAGCCGATTGGGCTATACCTGTTGGGCCATTAGGTTCAGGCCCCACCTCCTTGCTCTTGGACTCCGAAGGTAAATCTTGAGGAGGCATCAAATAGcataatttttccattttaatctGGAATTACGTGTGGACGGTTAATCACGGATATTTTGGTGGGGCAAGAAATTAATCATTCTttgaaaagaatgaaaaaaaaggtgggaaaaaattgaaatgttgCGTTAAAACTTGACATATAGATGAGTGGTCTTTCCTAGAATTACTATGTCAGAGGCTGGTGTCCCAAACGGAGTTCATTTATCTTATTAGGATGTGTTTCTCATTGGTGTCATTATCTTTTATGTTGAATGGGGAACAATTTGGGAATTTGAGCCTCGTATAGGGATTAGCCATAAGGATCCTCTATCTCTTTACCTATTATGTGTGACGATGCATTCAATATGATTTACAAGTGGCGGAGTGACGAGGGGAGATTCGTGTGGCAGTGGCGCATTTGGCCCAAAGGATATCCAATCTGTTATTTGTTGACGACTCTTTGCTATTTCTACAGGCGCCAGAAGGGGTGATTCCTACGCTTAAACAAATTCTAGTCAATATGAACGAGCCTCAGAGCAGGtggttaatttttaaaagttcaaaGATTTTTGTTCAAATGTGGAGGTAAGAGTGAGGGAAAGGATGACAGCTATTTTACGAGTGCGTGTGGTGGCAAAGTTGGAGAAATATCTAGATTTTCCATCCATcattaataaatctaaaagGGGGGTATttgcaaaaatcaaaaaaaggGTGTGGGAGAGGGTATTGGGATGGAAGGAGAAACAATTGCGAAAGGCAAGAATAGAAATGCTCAGTGAAAGCAGTACTAAAAGCAATTGCCACCTACACTATGAGTTGTTTATAGCTTACAGAATCACTTACTCGGGAATTGGAGTCTACATTGGTAGAGTTTTCGTGGAGTTCTCAGGGGAAAATGTGACATTGGGTGGTATGTTGGAAAATGTGTGAGGGGAAAAGGATAGTGGTATAGGTTTTAGATAACTGAAAAAGTTCAATTTAGCAATATTGGGTAAGGTGGCATGGCACCTCATGACAAATCCAGGAAGCCTATTACGTCAGGTTTTCAAAGCACATTGTTTCCCACATATTGGCTTCTTAGACACAAAATTGGTTGCATCCCCCTCTTTTGCATGGCAAAGTAAAattaggggggggggggggaggaaTTGGTGCAAGTGGGGTGTAGATGGCATGTAGACAATGGTACGGATATTTGAATATGGGAATCATGATGGCTCCCTTGACCTTATGAGTTCTCCCGATTTCTCCTCCCTTAAATCTATTAGCGGATGCATGTGACACTGTTTCATTTTGGAGAGAGTATGTGCAAGCTATTTGGGGAATCCAACTTTCTCGGTTTGAGCCCACTACTTGCATGGTTTGGGACTTTGAGAAAAAGTGAGTGTATAATGTAAAGAATCCATACAATCTTGCGCTCAAGTTTGGCCGTCTCAAGGACCCTCTGAAGGATAGTGGAGTTTCATATGATAACCTGAGTACTAAACAAGGTTTTGGACGTTTTCATAAATGCAATCTCGACAAGCGATAcagtgaaaataaaaggagtTTCTGGGAGGTTGGGGTGCCCCAAGTGTGGGGTAATTGAGATTCTCACCTCATTTGTGTATGAACATATCTGAGTGTTGTAAAGGAACTTTGATCTCCTTCCCCTCTCGGAATCCCTGCCTTGTTGTCCAACAACATTTCTAGGTTGCTCCCATTGTCAATAGACTTAGGTTGTCATGAATTGGTAACAATATAAATGCCATTCAATTTTACGGCTCAACTACGAAAGCAACTATTAATGACGACACTTTTGAtgttagattttattattttgatatccatgtcctatataaaatttacagtATGTTTTATCCGTGAGGGAATGTTTGTGTAATGTACCTCAATgggtatttgtgtaaaattttgcCACTAAATAgaggtatatttataattctacAAAAGGCATAAGacatttgtgtaattagaatGACCTCAGAATTTGTTAAGGTAATTTACACAATTATGTTTGGTGTAAAAAGAAGAGTCTAAATGCCATTCGATTTTGCACGTTCAACTACAGAAGCAATGATCAATAACAACTCCAGAAAATTATTTCGGGCAGACATCTTTACTTAGGTTAGATCCTATTAGATCGAAGACACCTTTTGccctttataaaattactgGGTGTTCTATCCTTGAGGAGATTGTAGTGTAACGTACCTCTGCAGGTGTTTGTGTACAATTTCGCCACCGAATATGGAATGTACTTGTAATTCCAACTACAATCTAAAGCGATATACTTTGTAATTTATG from Sesamum indicum cultivar Zhongzhi No. 13 linkage group LG3, S_indicum_v1.0, whole genome shotgun sequence harbors:
- the LOC105158151 gene encoding HVA22-like protein e — encoded protein: MGRFWTLITYLHSMAGPGVMLLYPLYASVVAIESTSKLDDEQWLAYWILYSFLTLMEMLLQPLLEWIPIWYDVKLAFVAWLVLPQFRGAAFIYEKFVREKLIKKYGGPHLQKSPNSKGKNKFVDFISTKKGEQEAY